AGCCAGCCTCGCCAAGATCGCGGGCCTCCTGGCACAGGAGCCGGGAGTCCCGGAAGCAACGGCACCACGGAAGCTCCCCGAACGCCCGGGCACACCGGGCCGAGAGGTGGTCTTCGACAAGGTCCGTTTCGCCTACCGAACGGGCGGCGAGGTCCTGCCCACCTTCGACCTGACGATCCCACCGGGCCAGACGGTGGCAGTGGTAGGCGCCACAGGCGCAGGCAAATCAACTCTCGCCAAACTCCTCTCCCGCTTCTACGACCCCACGGACGGCCGGGTACTCCTGGACGGAGTCGACCTCCGGGACCTCACCACTCCGGACCTCCGGCGAGGTGTCGTGATGGTCACGCAGGAGGCGTTCCTCTTCTCCGGAACGGTGGCGGAGAACATCGCGATAGGACGCCCGGACGCGACCCGGGAAGAGATCGAGAAGGCCGCCAGAGCAATCGGAGCGCACGAGTTCATCACGTGCCTCCCGGACGGCTACGACACGGACGTACGCAAGCGAGGCGGCCGCATCTCGGCCGGCCAGCGCCAACTGGTGGCGTTCGCGAGGGCGCTGCTCGCGGACCCGGCGGTCCTGATCCTGGACGAGGCGACGAGCTCGCTGGACGTGCCGGGCGAACGCGCGGTGCAGCGGGCGATGGACACGGTCCTGGCGGGCCGTACGGCGGTGGTCATCGCCCACCGCCTGTCCACGGTCGAGGTGGCGGACCGGGTCCTGGTGATGGAGAACGGCCGGGTGGTCGAGGACGGCACGCCCGAGATCCTGGTGAGGGGCGAGGGCCGCTACGCGAGCCTGCACCAGGCATGGCGGGACAGTCTGGTGGGCTGAGACAAGCCGACCACCGGGGTCGGCGGCGCACCGAACAGGAGTGGGGGACGTGGAGGGGGTCGTGTTCGGGACGTAGAGCGTGATTTGTGGCGCACGAGAAAGGATCAGCAGATCCGGGACCCGCAAGCGCCGTAAATCATGCAGTCCCGAATACGACCCCCGGAACGTCCCCCACGGAACCACTACTCAGGACCGCCCCCGCAACAAACCGACCGCCACCCCAGCGGCCACAAGCATCAACAAAGCAGCGCCCAAGGCCGCACCCCCCATGGCGTCGACAAAGGCGCCGCGGGCAGCGTCAAGCACAGCCGCCGACCCCCCGAGCGCACCCCCCAGAGTCTCCCGGGCGGCGGCGGGAGCCGAAGCGGGCATGGCCGCGGTGTAGACGGCCGCACCGATCGACCCGAGGATCGCCATCCCGAGCGCGCCACCCAGCTCCTGCCCCGATTCGAGGACGGCGGCGGCCGATCCCGCGCGCTCGGGCGGGGCGGCGCCGAGGGCGAGTTCGTTGGCGAGGGTCATGGCGGAGACGAGCCCGGCGGCGTAGAGGGCGGAGGCCACGAGGACCGCCCAGAAGGGCGTGGTGCGGTCGATCGCGGCGAGCCAGGCGAAGCCGCCGGCGGCGACGAGGAACCCGCCGCCCATGACGTACGCGCGGTCGACCCGACGGGCGAGCACCGCGGCCACCGGAGCGGAGACGAGGACGCCGACCGCGGGGACGAGGCTCCACAGGGCGGCCTCGAAGGGGCTCTGGCCGAGGACGGACTGCAGGTACTGGGTGAGGAAGACGGCGAAGCCGACGGTCGCGACCATGGCGAGCAGATTGACGAGGACGGAGCCGCCGTAGGCCCGGGTACGAAGGAGCCCGAGGTCGACGACGGGATGGACGAGCCGGGCCTGCCGACGGACGAACACCAGGCACAGCACCAGCCCACCGGTCACACCGAGAGCAGGCAGCGGCGCCCATCCACCCTTGGCGAGCTCCTTGATCCCGTAGATGAGGGGCAGCAGGGCGGCGAGCGAGAGCCCCGCGCTCACCAGATCGAACGGCCCGCCACGGACCGCCGCCTTGGACTCGGGAAGGAGCAGGGGCCCGAGGACGAGGAGAAGGGCCATCGCGGGCAGGTTGATGAGGAAGACGGACCCCCACCAGAAGTGCTCGACGAGGGCGCCGCTGACGACGGGCCCGAGGGAGATGCCGCTGGCCATGACGGAGGTCCACGCGGTGACGGCCTTGGCGCGCTGGGCCGGGTCCTGGAAGAGGTTGCGAATCAGGGCGAGGGTGGCGGGCATGAGGCAGGCGCCGGCGAGCCCGAGGAGGGCGCGGGCGGCGATCAGGGCGCCGGGACTCTGCGCGTACGCGGCGGCGACGGAGGCGACGCCGAAGAGGGCGGCGCCGCCGAGGAGGAGCCTGCGGCGCCCGACGCGGTCGCCGAGGGCGCCCATGGTGACGAGGAGTCCGGCGAGGACGAAGCCGTAGGTGTCGAGGATCCAGAGCTGTTCGGTGGCGCCGGGGTTCAGGTCGGCGCTGATGGAGGGGATGGCGAAGTAGAGGACGGAGACGTCCATGGAGACGAGGAGGAGGGGCAGCATGAGGACGCCGAGGGCGGCCCATTCGCGCCGTCCGGCGCGGGCAGGCCCGGGTCCGGCGGTGTGGCCGGGGCTTGCGGTGAGTGTCATACGGGCAAGGAAGCAGCCCCAGGCGTACGGGGCCACTCCCGCCCTAGTGCACACCGGAAGGAACCCCCAACTCCCCACTTCAACAGGGCGTACACCGTCCCTACCGCACTAGTACACTCGCCCGATGACGACCGAACCGCCCTACCTGGCGATCGCCTCCGAGCTCCGCCGCCGCATCCGGTCCGGCGAGCTGTCACCGGGCGACCGGGTGCCGTCGACGCGGGCGGTCACGCGCGAGTGGGGCGTGGCGATGGCGACGGCCACGAAGGCGCTGGGGGTGCTGCGCCAGGAGGGCTTGGTGCGGCCCGAGCCGGGGGTGGGCACGGTGGTGGTCGCGCAAGGAAAACAGAACGCGACGCCGGACGCGGAGCCTCTGTCCCGGGAGCGACTGGTCGACGCGGCGCTGGAACTGGCGGACGCCGAGGGGCTGAACGCGCTGACGATGCGCCGGGTGGCGACGGTGCTCGGGGTGTCGACGATGACGCTGTACCGCCATGTGCCGGGCAAGGCGGAGCTGGTGCGGCTGATGTCGAACGCGGCCTGCGGCGAGGTGCCGTTGGGGCCGGTGCCGACGGAGTGGCGGGTGGGCCTGGAGCGGGGAGCGCGGTGGC
The sequence above is a segment of the Streptomyces sp. NBC_01255 genome. Coding sequences within it:
- a CDS encoding MFS transporter; the encoded protein is MTLTASPGHTAGPGPARAGRREWAALGVLMLPLLLVSMDVSVLYFAIPSISADLNPGATEQLWILDTYGFVLAGLLVTMGALGDRVGRRRLLLGGAALFGVASVAAAYAQSPGALIAARALLGLAGACLMPATLALIRNLFQDPAQRAKAVTAWTSVMASGISLGPVVSGALVEHFWWGSVFLINLPAMALLLVLGPLLLPESKAAVRGGPFDLVSAGLSLAALLPLIYGIKELAKGGWAPLPALGVTGGLVLCLVFVRRQARLVHPVVDLGLLRTRAYGGSVLVNLLAMVATVGFAVFLTQYLQSVLGQSPFEAALWSLVPAVGVLVSAPVAAVLARRVDRAYVMGGGFLVAAGGFAWLAAIDRTTPFWAVLVASALYAAGLVSAMTLANELALGAAPPERAGSAAAVLESGQELGGALGMAILGSIGAAVYTAAMPASAPAAARETLGGALGGSAAVLDAARGAFVDAMGGAALGAALLMLVAAGVAVGLLRGRS
- a CDS encoding TetR/AcrR family transcriptional regulator C-terminal domain-containing protein, whose translation is MTTEPPYLAIASELRRRIRSGELSPGDRVPSTRAVTREWGVAMATATKALGVLRQEGLVRPEPGVGTVVVAQGKQNATPDAEPLSRERLVDAALELADAEGLNALTMRRVATVLGVSTMTLYRHVPGKAELVRLMSNAACGEVPLGPVPTEWRVGLERGARWLREVYARHRWMAHAMASFTRPIASPNAMAYLEWVLRSLRGTPLTDTEKLHAHLLVFAYVQGLSMAADLEEQARQDTGISDGEWMEQNEPRFDAIQAGGSYLELNSVTADGAYGLDLDALFEFGLQRTLDGIASMIDETSG